A region of Candidatus Diapherotrites archaeon DNA encodes the following proteins:
- a CDS encoding DUF120 domain-containing protein, translating into MPAKLKEPRAFEGTVVSGMQKAQSFLSKDFYAAEMLGCFGFSPFPGTLNIRADDAEVQRAIAGGKCVEIAGKHGHGGLKCYRALLNGTEPCILVFPEKSLRGGVVEIVSKGFLRTKFSLKDGSKVRVLVE; encoded by the coding sequence ATGCCTGCAAAACTAAAAGAGCCGCGTGCATTTGAAGGCACGGTGGTTTCGGGAATGCAGAAGGCGCAATCGTTTCTCTCCAAAGATTTTTATGCAGCAGAAATGCTTGGCTGTTTCGGCTTTTCGCCTTTTCCCGGAACGCTTAACATTCGCGCGGACGATGCGGAAGTGCAGCGCGCTATCGCCGGCGGAAAATGCGTTGAAATCGCCGGCAAACACGGGCACGGCGGCCTGAAATGCTACCGCGCCCTGCTGAATGGAACCGAGCCGTGCATTCTTGTCTTTCCCGAAAAATCGTTGCGCGGGGGCGTTGTCGAGATAGTTTCAAAAGGGTTTCTGAGGACAAAATTTTCCTTGAAGGACGGCTCAAAAGTCAGGGTGCTCGTCGAATGA
- a CDS encoding riboflavin synthase, with the protein MKRIGIADTTFARADMGSFCEKTLLSGAKAMGKKISIERYTVPGIKDLPVACKKLFDEKNCDIVLALGMAGPKPVDKQCSHEASLGIQAVQLLSGRHILEVFVHEDEATGNDGLLAKIMANRTKGHAINALWLLFEPQTMRKRAGTARRQGFADEKPIRLE; encoded by the coding sequence ATGAAGCGCATAGGGATCGCGGACACGACTTTTGCAAGGGCCGACATGGGCTCTTTCTGCGAAAAAACCCTGCTTTCCGGAGCAAAGGCAATGGGAAAAAAAATTTCCATTGAACGGTATACCGTTCCCGGCATAAAGGATTTGCCGGTTGCGTGCAAAAAGCTTTTCGACGAAAAGAATTGCGACATTGTCCTTGCATTGGGAATGGCCGGGCCGAAGCCGGTTGACAAGCAGTGCAGCCACGAAGCCTCGCTCGGCATCCAGGCGGTGCAACTGCTTTCAGGCAGGCACATTCTCGAGGTTTTCGTGCACGAAGACGAGGCAACCGGAAACGACGGACTGCTTGCAAAAATAATGGCAAACAGGACGAAAGGGCATGCAATCAACGCTTTATGGCTTTTGTTCGAGCCGCAAACAATGAGAAAAAGGGCGGGCACGGCGAGAAGGCAGGGCTTTGCCGACGAAAAACCCATCAGGCTCGAATGA
- a CDS encoding 6,7-dimethyl-8-ribityllumazine synthase: MKKIGIVVSEFNSAITSKMLGTAQAYAQKLGLKAERVISVPGAFDMPLAIKALLERSDIEGVATLGAIITGETSHDEIIAAALAKTIHDLQLEFNKPVSLGVSGPGMTEKQAKERAEEYAKRSVDALAKMIAVLEK; this comes from the coding sequence ATGAAAAAGATCGGCATAGTTGTTTCCGAATTCAATTCCGCAATCACTTCGAAAATGCTCGGCACTGCGCAGGCATACGCGCAAAAGCTCGGCCTCAAAGCGGAACGCGTCATAAGCGTGCCGGGCGCATTCGACATGCCCCTTGCGATAAAAGCCCTGCTTGAGCGAAGCGACATTGAAGGCGTCGCAACGCTTGGCGCGATAATCACCGGGGAAACATCCCACGATGAAATCATTGCGGCCGCGCTTGCAAAAACAATCCACGATTTGCAGTTGGAGTTCAACAAGCCTGTTTCATTGGGCGTGTCGGGGCCGGGCATGACTGAAAAGCAGGCGAAGGAACGCGCGGAAGAATATGCAAAAAGAAGCGTTGACGCGCTCGCAAAAATGATTGCCGTGCTTGAAAAATAA
- a CDS encoding proteasome assembly chaperone family protein: MAESKKYWVEFVEKGEHNLSGYTLIEGFPGMGLVGTIAAKYLVEKLDFEQIGFVDSNAFVPIIRIHGGRPVHPSRLYVNDRKKLAVIIAEQLIPQNLVWIFARELVDWIEGKGIERVVSLAGIKTEEEEKEKIYGIASNARAKDFLEKNGVEIINEGITTGVNALIMLDLMDKDIQAVSLLGRVQISADYKAAAVLLKKLDEMSGLGLDIAPLLKEAKETEKALLSHLGAMKKTGDEIKKLEDKTVQTPMFS; this comes from the coding sequence TTGGCTGAATCGAAAAAGTATTGGGTTGAATTTGTTGAAAAAGGCGAGCATAACCTTTCAGGTTATACACTCATTGAGGGCTTTCCCGGCATGGGCCTTGTCGGCACGATTGCCGCGAAATACCTTGTCGAAAAGCTTGATTTCGAGCAGATCGGGTTCGTGGATTCCAACGCGTTCGTTCCGATCATCAGGATTCACGGCGGCAGGCCCGTGCACCCGTCGAGGCTTTACGTCAACGACAGGAAAAAGCTTGCAGTGATCATTGCAGAGCAGCTCATTCCGCAGAACCTTGTCTGGATTTTTGCCAGGGAACTCGTGGACTGGATCGAGGGCAAGGGCATTGAAAGAGTGGTTTCCCTTGCCGGCATAAAGACCGAGGAAGAGGAAAAGGAAAAAATCTACGGCATAGCCTCGAATGCCAGGGCAAAGGATTTCCTGGAAAAAAACGGCGTTGAAATCATAAACGAGGGCATCACGACCGGCGTGAATGCGCTCATAATGCTTGATCTGATGGACAAGGACATCCAGGCAGTCTCACTTCTCGGCAGGGTCCAGATTTCCGCGGACTACAAGGCTGCCGCGGTATTGCTGAAAAAGCTTGACGAAATGTCCGGACTGGGGCTTGACATCGCTCCCCTGCTCAAGGAGGCGAAGGAAACGGAGAAGGCTTTGCTCTCGCACCTTGGCGCAATGAAAAAAACGGGCGATGAAATAAAAAAGCTTGAGGACAAGACAGTGCAGACGCCGATGTTCTCGTGA
- a CDS encoding type II secretion system F family protein, producing the protein MRSFCGKLLCVKGRTFESFVSENLLSGAGLAAAFFGVLFLLKLPAGHILFACIALLFVPLASRSFAVLYRFGVRRRAMEEMIPDLLLQASVFPPKTPMAKTLEAFASEEFGGLGKEFGKCAAGITAGKSVAQAFADFSERADSAIADRALNLLLHGYESGADMSAVFRETAEDLLETASAFRERQAGLLVQKYTLLFAGAIIVPAILGMIISMVSGMHFSEFAEFGLGVPAEQRKQLFDAAVLGSQAYIAEYAILASAFLGFQEKDWKKGCLYAAFMLPAGFLAYFAAGMFF; encoded by the coding sequence ATGCGCTCGTTTTGCGGAAAACTGCTTTGCGTGAAAGGCAGAACCTTTGAATCGTTTGTTTCGGAAAACCTGCTTTCAGGCGCGGGCCTTGCGGCCGCGTTTTTCGGAGTGCTGTTTTTGCTGAAACTTCCAGCCGGGCACATTCTGTTTGCTTGCATTGCATTGCTTTTCGTGCCGCTCGCATCAAGGTCGTTTGCCGTGCTTTACCGGTTCGGCGTCAGGCGCCGGGCAATGGAGGAAATGATTCCGGACCTGCTTTTGCAGGCATCGGTTTTCCCGCCTAAAACGCCAATGGCAAAAACCCTTGAAGCGTTCGCTTCCGAGGAATTCGGCGGGCTTGGAAAGGAGTTCGGGAAATGCGCCGCAGGAATAACCGCGGGAAAAAGCGTTGCGCAGGCGTTCGCGGATTTTTCGGAGAGGGCGGACAGCGCAATCGCGGACCGGGCTTTGAACCTTTTGCTGCACGGCTATGAAAGCGGCGCCGACATGTCAGCCGTGTTCCGGGAAACCGCCGAGGATTTGCTTGAAACCGCTTCCGCTTTCAGGGAACGGCAGGCGGGCCTTTTAGTCCAAAAATATACCCTGCTTTTTGCCGGCGCAATTATAGTTCCGGCCATTCTTGGCATGATAATTTCGATGGTGTCTGGAATGCATTTTTCGGAGTTCGCGGAATTCGGCTTAGGCGTTCCGGCGGAGCAGAGGAAACAATTGTTTGACGCCGCGGTTCTCGGCAGCCAGGCGTACATTGCCGAGTATGCCATTCTTGCCTCCGCATTCCTCGGATTCCAGGAAAAGGACTGGAAGAAAGGCTGTTTGTATGCTGCGTTCATGCTTCCGGCGGGCTTTCTTGCGTATTTTGCGGCAGGCATGTTCTTTTGA
- a CDS encoding type II secretion system F family protein yields MKALHAGVQKRFALLCVETEKRLFAAGNERPDAKAFFARNAKSSALAGLFAWLLAGLYLKSAVLGLGAMLAAGALAFVFLSFVEPAGAGKRRSQLVESQLPFALNDFAVELSLGLAFEKCAENVSNRNYGIVSREFSRLLAETRHKGKGMRNALFDLGNRFSSRSLRRACAQLAFAYNSGSPAESAGAIRRVSSEILSRQRAQAKEFSAKLAMLSLVFVVVSAIVPAMFLVFVIVGSAFLKVSFSPMQVLLACIAGFPLLDMAVFLFVKSQAPAFMQ; encoded by the coding sequence ATGAAAGCCCTGCATGCCGGCGTGCAAAAACGGTTCGCATTGCTTTGCGTTGAAACCGAAAAAAGGCTTTTCGCGGCCGGAAACGAGAGGCCGGATGCCAAGGCGTTTTTTGCGCGGAATGCGAAATCGTCGGCGCTGGCCGGATTGTTTGCGTGGCTTTTGGCGGGATTGTACCTGAAAAGCGCTGTGCTTGGATTGGGTGCAATGCTTGCCGCCGGTGCATTGGCATTCGTGTTCCTTTCTTTTGTCGAACCGGCAGGGGCGGGGAAAAGGCGAAGCCAGCTTGTCGAAAGCCAGCTTCCGTTCGCGTTGAACGATTTTGCCGTCGAGCTGTCCCTCGGCCTGGCGTTCGAGAAATGCGCGGAAAACGTTTCCAACAGGAATTATGGAATTGTGTCCAGGGAGTTTTCAAGGCTGCTTGCAGAGACAAGGCATAAGGGAAAAGGCATGCGGAATGCATTGTTCGATTTGGGCAACAGGTTTTCGTCAAGGAGCCTCAGGCGCGCGTGCGCACAGCTTGCGTTCGCGTACAATTCCGGTTCTCCGGCGGAATCAGCCGGGGCAATCAGGCGCGTTTCCTCGGAAATCCTGTCAAGGCAGAGGGCGCAGGCGAAAGAATTTTCGGCAAAGCTTGCAATGCTGTCGCTTGTCTTTGTCGTTGTCTCCGCGATTGTTCCGGCAATGTTCTTGGTGTTCGTGATTGTGGGCAGCGCGTTTTTGAAAGTCTCGTTTTCTCCGATGCAGGTTTTGCTCGCCTGCATTGCGGGCTTTCCACTGCTCGACATGGCGGTATTCCTTTTCGTGAAAAGCCAGGCGCCGGCGTTCATGCAATAG
- a CDS encoding type II/IV secretion system ATPase subunit → MPESANAFARLGWKVLARECFDIERIIAKRPNCEILRLRNGSMVYFALSVPPLNCLEAGFLADALELFRSHADALDGRTLLEKSDAVADFLRQYCIANLVSLDSEQVHAYIEILKSCILGFGVLDVLFNDHEIEEIAVAGTGENNPVRAFHSVFGWLECNFFVSTAERAVELANRMALGIGRRITLETPRLNANLPDGCRLNVVAEPLCLNGVSITVRKFREKPFTPEELCRNGTASAEAMAFLWLAMQTDLSVIVAGNTGSGKTTTLNALFYFVPLQERIALLEETPEIRVPHRHVVRLVARPELGFGMNALIVETLRMRPDRVIVGEMRNSEEANAFVDTMLAGQGRGSYATFHGQSGQETLNRLKNLGVNEMDLGSIGVIVVQRRWNSFHPGGVKEERRITEICEVCLKGGKASAKKVFGFDYARRRLVKCGGGKGILEKAEKSFAGLEGGAKAALKRKAAGLGGKAVVKDAADIGAGDDLE, encoded by the coding sequence ATGCCTGAATCGGCGAATGCTTTCGCAAGGCTTGGCTGGAAGGTTCTGGCAAGGGAGTGCTTTGACATTGAAAGGATTATTGCAAAGCGGCCAAATTGCGAGATTCTGAGGCTGCGCAATGGAAGCATGGTTTATTTTGCGTTGTCCGTGCCGCCGCTGAATTGCCTTGAAGCAGGCTTTTTGGCCGATGCTTTGGAGCTTTTCCGTTCGCATGCCGATGCATTGGACGGAAGGACTTTGCTTGAAAAAAGCGATGCGGTTGCGGATTTCCTGAGGCAGTATTGCATTGCCAACCTTGTTTCGCTCGACTCCGAGCAGGTGCATGCGTACATTGAAATCCTGAAAAGCTGCATTCTCGGATTCGGCGTGCTTGATGTTCTGTTCAATGACCATGAAATAGAGGAGATTGCGGTGGCAGGCACCGGAGAAAACAATCCCGTGAGGGCGTTCCACTCGGTTTTCGGATGGCTTGAATGCAATTTTTTCGTTTCGACTGCTGAGAGGGCAGTGGAGCTTGCGAACCGCATGGCTCTCGGCATCGGAAGGCGCATCACGCTTGAAACCCCGAGGCTGAACGCGAATCTTCCGGACGGTTGCAGGCTGAACGTTGTGGCTGAACCGTTGTGCCTGAACGGGGTTTCGATTACGGTGAGAAAGTTCAGGGAGAAGCCTTTCACTCCGGAAGAATTGTGCCGGAATGGCACTGCCAGCGCCGAGGCAATGGCTTTTTTGTGGCTTGCAATGCAGACCGACCTGTCAGTCATTGTGGCGGGAAACACCGGCAGCGGGAAAACCACGACCTTGAACGCATTGTTTTATTTTGTGCCCCTGCAGGAAAGGATTGCATTGCTGGAGGAGACGCCTGAAATAAGGGTTCCGCACAGGCACGTCGTGAGGCTTGTCGCAAGGCCCGAGCTCGGCTTTGGAATGAATGCCCTCATAGTTGAAACTTTGCGCATGCGGCCCGACCGCGTCATAGTGGGCGAGATGCGGAATTCCGAGGAAGCGAACGCTTTTGTGGACACTATGCTTGCTGGACAGGGCAGGGGAAGTTATGCGACATTTCACGGCCAGTCCGGCCAGGAAACATTGAACCGGCTCAAAAATCTTGGCGTCAATGAAATGGACCTGGGTTCGATTGGCGTGATTGTAGTGCAGCGCAGGTGGAATTCGTTTCATCCGGGCGGCGTGAAGGAGGAAAGGCGCATAACCGAAATCTGCGAGGTCTGCCTGAAAGGCGGGAAGGCGTCTGCGAAAAAGGTTTTCGGCTTCGATTACGCAAGGCGGCGGCTCGTGAAATGCGGTGGGGGAAAAGGCATTCTTGAAAAGGCGGAGAAAAGTTTTGCCGGCTTGGAGGGCGGGGCGAAGGCCGCACTCAAAAGGAAGGCAGCCGGGCTTGGAGGGAAGGCGGTTGTGAAGGATGCTGCAGACATCGGAGCCGGAGATGATTTGGAATGA
- a CDS encoding class I SAM-dependent methyltransferase — protein MATNRSGGRNPPHQNRREPLRDGAHVPAWEKIHDAGLRSPQYPDSNPDLLAAREMLAEAMRGRQHRMLLDVGAGEGRITSGLRGPGIKVISLEPTSVRQLPHQVPQFAVRGIAEALPFAKGSFDTVLSAYALEYANREKAVREIRRALAPGGKAVLLLHKPGSVYVRQLEGIIRSNSAMVTFLERIRGNEYETADAALSDAAALGTDETLASPTARMAFRHYFNEVRAGKPSAIERTEHNIKGIRAIVSAFERTVVDNKRLFPNGLAVKSYFGIAGFNVAQVKTVRLQDGRELGYAVLLQKK, from the coding sequence ATGGCGACTAATCGGAGCGGCGGCAGGAATCCGCCGCATCAAAACCGGCGTGAACCGCTGCGTGACGGCGCACACGTCCCGGCATGGGAAAAAATCCACGATGCCGGGTTAAGAAGCCCCCAGTACCCTGATTCGAATCCGGATTTGCTGGCTGCAAGGGAAATGCTCGCCGAAGCCATGCGGGGCAGGCAGCACCGCATGTTGCTTGACGTCGGAGCCGGCGAGGGGCGCATCACTTCCGGCCTCCGCGGTCCGGGCATAAAAGTCATTTCGCTTGAACCCACATCCGTTCGGCAGTTGCCGCACCAGGTGCCGCAGTTTGCCGTCAGGGGCATTGCCGAGGCCCTGCCATTCGCAAAAGGCTCTTTTGACACAGTCCTCTCGGCTTATGCTCTTGAATATGCAAACCGGGAAAAAGCCGTGCGCGAAATTAGAAGGGCGCTTGCCCCTGGCGGAAAAGCGGTTCTGTTGCTGCACAAGCCGGGCTCGGTTTATGTCAGGCAGCTTGAAGGAATCATAAGGTCAAACTCTGCAATGGTCACTTTCCTTGAACGCATTCGCGGCAACGAATATGAAACCGCTGATGCCGCGCTCTCTGATGCCGCCGCTCTCGGGACAGACGAAACCCTGGCATCACCAACGGCAAGAATGGCGTTCCGGCATTATTTTAACGAAGTAAGGGCCGGAAAGCCAAGTGCAATTGAGCGCACTGAACACAATATTAAAGGAATCCGCGCCATAGTTTCGGCATTTGAACGCACGGTTGTGGACAACAAGCGCCTTTTCCCGAACGGGCTCGCGGTAAAATCGTATTTTGGGATTGCAGGTTTTAACGTTGCCCAGGTAAAAACCGTGCGCCTTCAAGACGGAAGGGAACTGGGCTACGCTGTGCTATTGCAAAAAAAATAA